The genome window CACCGTCGACCGCCGCCTCGAGATGGCCGCCGCCCGCACCCGCTACCGCAAGCTCACCCTGCACCGGTGGTACTCGTTCACCACCATGCAGACGCGGGTGGCCCGCCGGCTGCCCCGGGTGGTCACCGTCTCCGAGTCCTCCCTGGACGACATCAGCCGCGACCACCGGGTGCCGCCCGAGCGCCTCCACGTCGTGCCCGTCGGCGTCGACACCACGTCGTTCCGCCCGCTCGACCACGTCGCCCGCGTGCCGGGCCGGCTCATGACCACGGCCAGCGCCGACGTCGCCATGAAGGGCTTGCGCTTCCTGCTCGAGGCGCTCGCCAAGGTCCGCACCGAGCGGGAGGACGCCCACCTCGTCGTCATCGGGAAGCCCCGGGAGGCGACCGAGACGATGGCGACGATCGAGCGGCTCGGCCTGGGCGGCGTGGTGGAGTTCGTGAGCGGGGTGCCCGAGGAGCGGATCGTCGAGCTGTACGCCGAGGCCGAGCTGGCCGTCGTGCCGTCGCTCTACGAGGGGTTCTCGCTGCCCGCCGTCGAGGCCATGGCCTGCGCCGTGCCCCTCGTGGCCACCACCGGCGGGGCGCTGCCCGAGGTGGCCGGCCGCGACCGGGAGACGGCCTTCCTCGTCCCGCCGGGCGACGCCGGCGCCATCGCCACCACGATCCTCGCCGCCCTGGCCGACCCCGACCTCCGGGCCGGGGTCGGCGCCGCCGGCCGGGAGCGGGTGGCCGAGCGGTGGAGCTGGCGGGCCACGGCCGAGGCCACCGTCGAGCAGTACCGCGCCCTGCTGGAGGACGCCGGGCGGTGCTGACCGTCGACTACCGGCGCCTGGGCGTCCGCCCCGGCGACCGGC of Acidimicrobiales bacterium contains these proteins:
- a CDS encoding glycosyltransferase family 4 protein codes for the protein MPGPDQPLRVALLAYRGKPHCGGQGVYVRHLSAALADLGHHVEVLGGQPWPELDPRVPLVKLRSLDIYNDHFPMRMPGVWELKDAADLFEVTAFSVGQFPEPLAFSVRAWQHLRGRRHDFDLVHDNQSLGYGLLAIQAMGLPVLATIHHPITVDRRLEMAAARTRYRKLTLHRWYSFTTMQTRVARRLPRVVTVSESSLDDISRDHRVPPERLHVVPVGVDTTSFRPLDHVARVPGRLMTTASADVAMKGLRFLLEALAKVRTEREDAHLVVIGKPREATETMATIERLGLGGVVEFVSGVPEERIVELYAEAELAVVPSLYEGFSLPAVEAMACAVPLVATTGGALPEVAGRDRETAFLVPPGDAGAIATTILAALADPDLRAGVGAAGRERVAERWSWRATAEATVEQYRALLEDAGRC